One genomic region from Skermania piniformis encodes:
- a CDS encoding ABC transporter ATP-binding protein codes for MISIRGVSKKYGRNLVVDDVTFAAEAGAITYLLGPNGAGKSTVMRMIAGLSRPSAGEITVNGRPLGEFSTTATEIGFGLGAFARNPKHSAARQLRWQARLGGIPIRRIDDVLTQVGLDRVAARPTGKFSYGMLQRLNIAGALLSDPRTIVLDEPANGLDVEGTLWLRELLLDLAAAGKCVLIASHDLTEVAITGSQVVILGKGKVLSDTTNAELLAMGSGPRPLESAYVEITRSSLEYTAGTRS; via the coding sequence ATGATCAGCATTCGCGGCGTATCCAAGAAGTACGGCCGGAATCTCGTGGTCGACGACGTCACCTTCGCCGCCGAAGCCGGAGCGATCACGTACCTGCTCGGCCCCAACGGTGCCGGCAAATCCACCGTCATGCGGATGATCGCCGGGCTGTCCCGACCCAGCGCCGGCGAGATCACCGTCAACGGCCGTCCGCTGGGCGAATTCTCCACGACTGCTACCGAGATCGGCTTCGGCCTGGGCGCTTTCGCGCGCAACCCGAAACATTCCGCGGCCCGGCAGCTGCGCTGGCAGGCTCGCCTCGGCGGTATCCCGATCCGCCGGATCGACGACGTGTTGACCCAGGTCGGCCTCGACCGGGTCGCAGCGCGTCCGACCGGCAAGTTCTCCTACGGCATGCTGCAGCGGCTGAACATCGCCGGCGCACTGCTGTCGGATCCCCGAACCATCGTCCTCGACGAGCCGGCCAACGGCCTCGACGTCGAGGGCACGCTCTGGCTGCGCGAGCTGCTCCTGGACCTCGCAGCGGCCGGAAAGTGTGTGCTGATCGCCTCGCACGATCTGACCGAGGTGGCCATCACCGGCTCCCAGGTCGTCATCCTGGGGAAGGGAAAGGTGTTGTCCGATACCACCAATGCCGAGCTGCTCGCGATGGGTTCCGGGCCCCGACCGCTGGAATCGGCCTATGTCGAGATCACCCGGTCCAGCCTGGAGTACACCGCCGGGACCCGCTCGTGA
- a CDS encoding acyl-CoA dehydrogenase family protein, which yields MTVDTEPTVTTSTIARDRIAAASARVDRIADELGELADPVDRGDADPAAAFRLVADAGLLTLLLPTTDGGFGLDFAGYTQVLARIARVNGATALGFNMHNAAIASVFEIDETRLDKAGSRFRTWVVQEVRDHRRMFASATSEPGTGARLRGLATTYRHDGDQLVLDGVKSFVSLAPIADYYVVSAREVATRGTTPGDGPGSNEFEVSEVVLDRAAAGVEIDRWWPGAGLRGTATASVTLRGVVTPGSRLYLGVEGMSLFNVVRAPHWMAAGYLGAYLGIAEATVDFVADTLRHKGATAPAVLDEFGAMVIAYEATRSLVLRAAAAVSHRDPDANALIYAAKQHLGRTGQDLAATAVRLVGSAAMATAGPMQRLLREIQFCSIMPAKPHDCTNYVARARLGDNMLDVRSQSW from the coding sequence ATGACCGTCGATACCGAACCGACCGTGACGACCAGCACGATCGCGCGGGACCGGATCGCCGCCGCGAGCGCCCGAGTCGATCGGATCGCCGACGAGCTGGGCGAGCTGGCAGATCCGGTCGACCGCGGCGATGCCGATCCGGCGGCGGCGTTCCGGCTGGTCGCCGACGCCGGCCTGCTCACCCTCCTGCTGCCGACAACCGACGGCGGCTTCGGGCTCGATTTCGCCGGCTACACCCAGGTGCTGGCCCGGATCGCCCGCGTGAACGGTGCTACCGCACTCGGCTTCAACATGCACAACGCCGCGATCGCCAGCGTCTTCGAGATCGACGAGACCCGGCTGGACAAGGCCGGCAGCCGATTTCGCACCTGGGTGGTGCAGGAGGTGCGCGATCACCGCCGGATGTTCGCCTCGGCCACCTCCGAACCCGGCACCGGCGCGCGGCTGCGTGGACTGGCGACCACCTACCGGCACGACGGCGACCAGCTCGTCCTGGACGGCGTCAAGTCGTTCGTCTCACTGGCTCCGATCGCCGACTATTACGTCGTATCGGCCCGTGAAGTCGCCACCCGCGGTACCACGCCCGGCGACGGTCCCGGATCGAACGAGTTCGAGGTATCCGAGGTGGTGCTCGACCGGGCCGCCGCCGGAGTCGAGATCGACCGCTGGTGGCCCGGTGCCGGACTGCGCGGCACCGCGACCGCGAGCGTGACCCTGCGGGGCGTGGTGACACCCGGCTCGCGGTTGTATCTGGGCGTCGAGGGTATGTCGCTGTTCAACGTGGTGCGGGCACCGCATTGGATGGCCGCCGGTTACCTCGGCGCCTACCTCGGAATCGCCGAAGCGACGGTCGATTTCGTCGCCGACACGCTGCGGCACAAGGGCGCGACCGCGCCGGCCGTACTCGACGAGTTCGGCGCGATGGTGATCGCGTACGAGGCGACTCGGTCGCTGGTGCTGCGGGCCGCCGCCGCCGTGTCCCACCGCGACCCGGATGCGAACGCCCTGATCTACGCGGCCAAGCAGCATCTGGGTCGCACCGGCCAGGACCTGGCGGCCACGGCGGTCCGGCTGGTCGGCTCGGCCGCGATGGCCACCGCCGGACCGATGCAGCGATTGCTGCGGGAGATCCAGTTCTGCTCGATCATGCCGGCCAAACCACACGACTGTACGAACTACGTCGCCCGGGCCCGCCTGGGCGACAACATGCTCGACGTGCGATCGCAGAGCTGGTAA
- a CDS encoding alpha/beta fold hydrolase, protein MAVLDHELGELEYQVHPGTAPAPQLVLLHEGLGSVAQWGRLPARLATATGMTTLSYSRHGYGGSGGRFRGGDDYLLVEADAVLPQVLNRVGAGTDPVLIGHSDGASIAIAYAARRPVRGLVLIAPHVVVERRTIDGIRSAAATFEDTLARSLRPYHDDPLALFTAWSQTWLAPSFAAMDLTDRVARIDAPVLLVQGELDQYGTAAQLDRIAATAAGPVRIAILPGISHHPHVEAATETLELIRDFTNSLVSRDTVS, encoded by the coding sequence GTGGCCGTTCTCGACCACGAGCTGGGCGAGCTCGAGTACCAGGTCCACCCGGGCACAGCGCCGGCGCCACAGCTGGTTCTCCTGCACGAGGGACTCGGTTCGGTGGCCCAGTGGGGCCGGCTTCCGGCCCGGCTCGCGACCGCGACCGGGATGACGACGCTGAGCTACTCCCGACACGGCTACGGCGGGTCCGGCGGGAGGTTCCGCGGCGGCGACGACTACCTGCTCGTCGAGGCGGACGCCGTGCTGCCGCAGGTGCTGAACCGGGTCGGCGCCGGCACCGATCCGGTGCTGATCGGGCACAGCGACGGCGCCTCGATCGCGATCGCCTATGCTGCCCGGCGACCGGTCCGGGGCCTGGTCCTGATCGCCCCGCACGTCGTCGTGGAGCGCCGGACCATCGATGGAATACGCAGCGCTGCAGCTACCTTCGAGGACACTCTGGCTCGTTCGCTGCGGCCCTATCACGACGACCCACTCGCCTTGTTCACCGCGTGGTCGCAGACCTGGCTCGCGCCCAGCTTTGCCGCCATGGACCTGACCGATCGGGTCGCCCGGATCGACGCACCCGTACTCCTGGTCCAGGGTGAGCTGGACCAGTACGGAACCGCCGCACAGCTCGACCGGATCGCGGCCACCGCCGCCGGACCGGTCCGGATCGCGATCCTGCCCGGCATCTCGCACCATCCGCACGTCGAGGCGGCGACCGAAACCCTGGAACTCATCCGGGATTTCACGAATTCGCTGGTCAGCCGCGACACAGTGAGTTAG